The genomic region AAATTATTTCTATTAATTATGTCAGATACTTTTTCCGGACAAGATTCTTTAGCTAATCTTGGTGAACCACGTTGAATGCTTTCTAAACAAAATTGCTCTGTTACTACATCATCGGTTAATTCAAAATACTTTAATGGCATTTTTACTTCATCATAAACTCCCTGCATAAACTTTGCCCAAATTGGTGCAGCAGCTTTCGCTCCTTGCCCATACCATCCAGTAAAGCTAACTCTCCTGTCATCAAATCCTACCCAAACTCCGGCAACTAATTGTGGTGTAAATCCAATAAACCAGGCATCACCAAAATCCTGAGTTGTACCAGTCTTTCCAGCTGCTGGACGATGGAAAAATTGACGAACTCCTGCACCGGTTCCGTAATCTACAACAGTCTGCATCATATCTGTAACGATTGCAGCAGTAGTTGGAGAAATTGCTTCGTATATTTTATTCGGGTAGAATTTATCAATTAGAATTCCGTCTCGGTCTTCAATTTTTAATATTGAAATGGGAGAAATGTAAATACCTTTGTTGGCAAGCGTAGCATAAGCTGACGTTAATTCAAGAGGAGAGACCTCAGAAGTTCCAAGTGCTATTGAAGGAACAAGATTAAGACGACTGTTTATCCCCATCTTCTTTGCAATTTCACCAATCTTGCTAAGTGGTGCATAATCCTGGATGATTAATCTCGCTGTAATAATATTAAGGGAATTTTTCAAAGCATCTCTAAGCATAGTGTAACCACCGGTGCTGCCATCACTATTGGATGGAGACCATCCGTTAAAATCAAATGGTTGATTTAAAACAGAAAATGCCGGGTAGAGTCCATTATCAATCGCTGTACTATAAATTATTGGTTTGAAAGATGAACCAGGCTGCCTTCGTATTCCTGTAACGTGATTAAGTCCATATTGAAAATTTTGATTCTGACCGCCAATCATTGCTTTAATATATCCGTTAGTCGGATCTATTGCTACAAAACCAACTTCAATTGTTTGCTCAGCAATCTTTACTGAATCAATAAACTTTGGATTGTATCGTAATCTCCTGTAAACTTCAGATTTATCCTCTTGGTTTTTTGCTGATAAATATCTTTGATCATTCCTTACAGCTTTTTCAACAATTGCATTAAGTATATCTCTGCGATTGTTCCAATTCCATGCTTTGTTAAATAATATTTGATATTCCTTTAAATGATTTGCAGCTACTTTGTTAGCAACCTGCTGCATTCGAGAATCGATAGTAGTGTAGATATTCAAACCATCTCTGTATAAATCGTATCCATATTTATCAGACATTTTTTCCATTTGTTGACGGACATATTCCATAAAGTGAGGAGCAATTGTTGCATAACCACCAATGCGTTCGCTGCCTAATTCAATCGGTTTACTCCTTAAACGTTCATACAAGTTCTCTTCCATGTAACCAGCAACAACCATATTGTGCATTACAAGATTTCTCCGCTCTAAAGCATTCTCATATTTATTTACAGGATCGTAGTTAACTGATGATTTTAGTAAAGCCACCAACAAGGCGGATTCTGGTATTGTAAGATCTTTAGCGTTTTTATGAAAGAAAATATGAGAAGCTGTTTCTACACCAAAGGCACTTCTACCAAAGTAAGATACATTAAGATACATTTCTAAAATTTCTTTCTTTGTATATGTTTTTTCTATTTGAATAGCAGTAACCCATTCACGCAATTTTCTAACAAATGTATCAAATGAGTTTTCATTTTTTATTTTAAGATTGTAAAGATTTTTTGCAAGCTGCTGTGTTATTGTGCTAGCGCCTTCGTGCAAAGATAAACTGAAAACATTTTTAACCATTGCTTTAAAAAACCTTGCAACATCAACACCCCAATGATCATAAAAATTTCTATCCTCAGTGGCAATCAAAGCGTTTATTAAATGATTAGGTATGCTATCCACACGAGCTTCTATACGATTTTCAATGAAGAATTGTCCAATCAGTTCTCCATCAACTGAATAAACTTTGCTTGCAAGAACCGGTTTTGGATTTTCGAGCTGCTCTAAAGATGGTAACCCCTGAAAAATGTAGGCACCAAAGAAAATAAGAATTATAACTATTGAAATAGCAACCGTTAAAATTATTTTTCTTTTTTTATCATCGCGATTGATTGACTTTTTCCAATTATCCGATGGAGAAAACATTTTACTCATTTTAATTCCAATCTCTAATTTCAAATTTATTGTCGGAAAAAATTCCATAACAAGGTTGAGACAACCAGGAACCTAGATTTATATAAGTCCCCTGCTTATATTTTTTGTTTGCCCGATAGTGCGAGTGGCCCATTAACACATAATCAAAACCATCATCAATTTTTAGTTTGGCTGCTTCAAATAATCCATCAATTTCCCCATAATGTTTTTGTGTAGTATAACCTCTACTTGTTTGACTTGTTTTACTTGCAAGGGCAATGCCCCAATCCGGGTGAACTACGGAATAGATTTTCTGAACAACTTTATTGCGCAAAATCTTCTTCAATATTTTATAACCAAGATCATTATTTACCATCCCATCACCATGAGCTAAAAAGAATTTTTTTTTGTTCAAAATTATTTCAAATGGATTTTCATACAAAATGCATCCAATTTCTTTAGTAAAAAAATCGCGATGAAGAAAATCGTGGTTGCCAATCAGGTAATGTATTTTAACATTATTTTCCGAAATGTTCTGGAGTGCGGTTAACGTTCTGAAAAACCCTTTCTGGTAAACTCTTTTATATTCAAACCAGTAGTCAAACAAGTCGCCAAGAATAAAAAGTTCTTTTGCTTCTGTTAACGCAAATTCCAAAAACTTAACAAGAAGCCTTTCCTTTTTATCTTCAAGTTCTTTCGATTGAAGTCCAAGATGTATATCGGAAATAAATAAATAACTATCGTTCACTTATTTGCCATAAAATTATTTTAAATAATCTTCCTTTTGAATCTTTGCCAATAACCAGTTGTTCGGATCAATCAATATGTCTTTTATCTTCATAGAAGTTGATAATTTAAATGTTTGTTCTTTTTTATCCACATAAAAAACTTTTTGAAAACTTTCTTCATCATTTTCTGTTTTTACCATAACCTCAAGCGGGAATTTATAAACTGAATAATCTTTCTGTACTTGTTTAACAGTAAGAGTCATTTCATTTTCAGTGGAATCGATTGATTTTATACTAAAGTTGTACTTTAATTTTATAATTCCTTCACCTTCAAAAACCCATTGCTTAAAGAAGAAATCCAAATCTTTTCCACTAATGCGTTCACACAGTTTTATAAAATCATAAGTTGATGCATTTCCATATTTAAAATCTTTGTAATACTCTTTTAAGATTGTAAAAAATGTTGAATCACCAACCTCAAACCTAAGCATATGAAGTGTCCAGGCACCTTTACCATAAACGGTTGAGCCAAACATATTTATTGGATTATAAAGTGTTCCAGCAAAGTTATCCTGAAATTTTGAAAGCATTGTGGATTTGTAAGCATCAAATCCAGCTTTATGTTCAGCATACAAAGCTTCTGAATAAGTAGCAAATCCTTCGTTCAGCCAAATATCTTTCCAGGATTTAAGTCCAACTGCGTCTCCCCACCATTGATGAGCTAATTCGTGAATATAAAACTCGCTAAACATTTTATTTCCATTAAGAAAGTTGGAACCAATCCCAGTTATTGTTTGATGTTCCATAGCACCCAATTGCCACAAAAATTCTGCAACTCCATATTTTTCTTTTGGGAACGAGTACACACCAAACTTTTCCTCAAAGAATTTCATAATCTCCGGATGTTCATCAAAATCTTTTTTTGCCATTTCTAAATGCTCCGGGAAAGCGTAGTAATCGAAATTAAATTTATCGTTACTTATGCTTGTATATTCCTGCTTGAAATATTTATAATCTGCTGAATAAATACAAACCAGGTATGTTGAGATTGGATAAAATGTTTTCCAGTGATAAGTTCTTCTTTCTTTATTTGTAATTACTTCAATCAATTTTCCATTTGATATAGAAATCTTAGAAGAATCATTTGTAATTTGAATATCAACTAAGGCTTTATCATCCGGAGTATCATTACATGGATACCATGTGGAAGCATAAATCGGTTCACTTAAAGTATAGGATACAGATCGGTTATTAAATTTATCAAACACAAATGAAGCAAACCCCTTTTTCTTAGGTGTACCTTCATAAATTATTCGAACATTAAATGTATCAAATTCAGTAGCAGCCACTGGAATTGAAAGAGTTGTACCAGTAAAAAAGAAATTGCTAATTGTTTTTTCATTTAAAGTAATTCTTTTGATGTCAAAGTTATCATAAAAATTCAAATCGATCTGATTCACATTTTTATCCTTAAATAATCCAGTTATTGTAACATCACCTTTAAGGAGTTTTTCTTCAGGATGTAGATCGAATATTAAATTATAATGAAGGATGTCCAACGATTTTTGTTTATTTGTTATATAAGTGTCCGGAACATCATTACCGAATAATTCTTCTCCCCATTTACTTTCTGCAAAGCCGGAATAATAAACCACAAACTTTAAAGGATTATAAATTACTTTCCATGCAGCGAAAAGAGAAATATTGAGTGCAATAACAAAAACAATTCTAAGCAATTTACTTGTCAGGTTAAATTTCCTTAATTCAGATAAAATTCAGTTGTAAATTTATGAAATTAGTTTGACAAGTAATATTTGGTATTCCAACTAAAATATTTTTCCCAGATTGGCAACATTACCGATCCGAATATACCTGAATAAATTGACTCCGATAAATCAAATAAATACTTGTATTTTAAAATATCTGCTTTTTCAAATATTAAAAGTGCGATTGCCAATAAAGTATTTTTTGAATATATTACTCAAAAAATTTGTAGGTAGTTTATGTTATTTGCAGGTTCAGCATTATTAAGGGATACTGTTACAATGATTCTTGCAGGTGGACAGGGTGAAAGACTTGCCCCCTTAACAAATGTAAGAACTAAACCATCTGTGCCATTTGGAGGGAAATATCGTATCATCGATTTCACTCTTTCCAATTGTCTTAACTCTGGCTTAAGAAAAATTTATGTACTCACTCAGTACAAATCAGATTCTCTCAATCAACACTTATACGAAGCGTGGAATATTTTCAACCCGGAACTTGGTGAATTTATTTATTCTATCCCACCGCAGCATAAAGTCGGCGGCGATTGGTATATGGGAACTGCTAACGCAATTGAGCAGAATGCAAATTTAATTACTGGAAATAGAAGCAAATGGCTCCTTGTACTTTCTGGCGACCACATTTACAAGATGGATTATTTAAAGATGCTTCATTACCACGAAGATAGAAACGCTGATGTTACATTGGCAGCAATTGAATTTCCGAAAGATGAAGCTGGAAGATTTGGAGTAATGAGCCTT from Ignavibacteriales bacterium harbors:
- a CDS encoding PBP1A family penicillin-binding protein; amino-acid sequence: MSKMFSPSDNWKKSINRDDKKRKIILTVAISIVIILIFFGAYIFQGLPSLEQLENPKPVLASKVYSVDGELIGQFFIENRIEARVDSIPNHLINALIATEDRNFYDHWGVDVARFFKAMVKNVFSLSLHEGASTITQQLAKNLYNLKIKNENSFDTFVRKLREWVTAIQIEKTYTKKEILEMYLNVSYFGRSAFGVETASHIFFHKNAKDLTIPESALLVALLKSSVNYDPVNKYENALERRNLVMHNMVVAGYMEENLYERLRSKPIELGSERIGGYATIAPHFMEYVRQQMEKMSDKYGYDLYRDGLNIYTTIDSRMQQVANKVAANHLKEYQILFNKAWNWNNRRDILNAIVEKAVRNDQRYLSAKNQEDKSEVYRRLRYNPKFIDSVKIAEQTIEVGFVAIDPTNGYIKAMIGGQNQNFQYGLNHVTGIRRQPGSSFKPIIYSTAIDNGLYPAFSVLNQPFDFNGWSPSNSDGSTGGYTMLRDALKNSLNIITARLIIQDYAPLSKIGEIAKKMGINSRLNLVPSIALGTSEVSPLELTSAYATLANKGIYISPISILKIEDRDGILIDKFYPNKIYEAISPTTAAIVTDMMQTVVDYGTGAGVRQFFHRPAAGKTGTTQDFGDAWFIGFTPQLVAGVWVGFDDRRVSFTGWYGQGAKAAAPIWAKFMQGVYDEVKMPLKYFELTDDVVTEQFCLESIQRGSPRLAKESCPEKVSDIINRNNLPPPCDIH
- a CDS encoding UDP-2,3-diacylglucosamine diphosphatase; translation: MNDSYLFISDIHLGLQSKELEDKKERLLVKFLEFALTEAKELFILGDLFDYWFEYKRVYQKGFFRTLTALQNISENNVKIHYLIGNHDFLHRDFFTKEIGCILYENPFEIILNKKKFFLAHGDGMVNNDLGYKILKKILRNKVVQKIYSVVHPDWGIALASKTSQTSRGYTTQKHYGEIDGLFEAAKLKIDDGFDYVLMGHSHYRANKKYKQGTYINLGSWLSQPCYGIFSDNKFEIRDWN
- a CDS encoding M1 family metallopeptidase; amino-acid sequence: MLRIVFVIALNISLFAAWKVIYNPLKFVVYYSGFAESKWGEELFGNDVPDTYITNKQKSLDILHYNLIFDLHPEEKLLKGDVTITGLFKDKNVNQIDLNFYDNFDIKRITLNEKTISNFFFTGTTLSIPVAATEFDTFNVRIIYEGTPKKKGFASFVFDKFNNRSVSYTLSEPIYASTWYPCNDTPDDKALVDIQITNDSSKISISNGKLIEVITNKERRTYHWKTFYPISTYLVCIYSADYKYFKQEYTSISNDKFNFDYYAFPEHLEMAKKDFDEHPEIMKFFEEKFGVYSFPKEKYGVAEFLWQLGAMEHQTITGIGSNFLNGNKMFSEFYIHELAHQWWGDAVGLKSWKDIWLNEGFATYSEALYAEHKAGFDAYKSTMLSKFQDNFAGTLYNPINMFGSTVYGKGAWTLHMLRFEVGDSTFFTILKEYYKDFKYGNASTYDFIKLCERISGKDLDFFFKQWVFEGEGIIKLKYNFSIKSIDSTENEMTLTVKQVQKDYSVYKFPLEVMVKTENDEESFQKVFYVDKKEQTFKLSTSMKIKDILIDPNNWLLAKIQKEDYLK